The Lutibacter sp. A64 genome segment GTTGTCCTTGAAAACCACCCATAATGGCATTTCTACCTTTAGATTCTTCACCGAATCCCATTTCTTTTAATTTTGGGTTTCCGTTCATTAAATCTTTACAGATTAAAGTCATTTTTACAACTTTTTCCCATTCTTCGTCTTTTTGTTCACGAGATTTTTGTGATTCAGGGTTGTTTCTGTCTTCGCCTTCTTCACAATTTGCTTTGGTCCAAGCTAAAGCTTTTTCATATTCATCTTGATCAAAAATATTGTTTTCAATACGTCTTAAAAGTTCAACAGATTCTACAAATTCTGCTCTTACACCTAAATAGTCTTGTAAAAAGTTTATATCTACCATAGAACCAGCAATTCCCATAGAGCTATATCCTATTGATAAATAAGATTTTCCTTTCATTTGAGCTACTGCTAAAGCACCTTTAACAAAACGTATAATTTTTTCTGAAACATCTTGAGGGATGGTTTTATCACCACCATCTTGAACTTCTTTACCATAAATACCAAAAGCTGGTAATCCTTTTTGTGCATAACCAGCTAGGGCTGCAGCTAAATATACTGCTCCCGGTCTTTCAGTACCATTAAATCCCCAAACTGCTTTTGGTGTTAACGGATCGGTATCCATAACTTCAGTTCCATAACACCAACATGGAGTTACTGTTAAAGAAACTTCAACACCTTCTCTTTTAAATTTATCTGCACAAGCAGCTGCATCAGCAACGCCACCTATTGTAGTATCTGCAATAACACATTCCACTTTTTCTCCGCTAGGAAAACGCAATGTATCTTCTATTAATTTGGCAGCAGCTTTTGCCATATCCATTGTTTGAACCTCTAAAGATTCTCTTACGCCTAATTCGCGCCCATCAATTACAGGACGAATCCCTACTTTTGGTAATCTACCTATTAGTCTATTCATTATGTTTAGTTTTAGTATTCTATGTAAATTGTTCTAATTCTGTCAATTGTTTATTTGAAAGTCCTGCGGGTTTAAACCCAGCAGCCCAACACATCATTAATAATTTAGCACCTTTGTTTGCTACATCTAAAAAATCCCAGGCTTTTTCTACATCTGGTGCGGTTGCAGTTGCACCATGTTTTTCCCATAAAGAGATATTTCTTGTTTTAAAAGCTTCTATAGTTACTTTTGCCAATGGCTCTGTACTAGACAATGCATATGGTGTACAGTGAATTCCTTTAGGTACAAATACTTTAATTTCAGGACACATCATCCATAATTGTCTATTCAATTCTTCCTCATCATTAAATAATTCATGATGACTCATACAAATTAATTCTAACGGATGTGTATGTACAACTGCTAAATTTTCTGGATGATTAATTGAATTAAACAAATGTATACTTGCATGTGAAATTAATTCACAAGTAGGACCAAAACCTTCTCTTTTACCTCCCCAAATAATTGAATAAGCAGTTGCATCTTCATTGATATAAAGTATACAAGAAGCTTCTTCAATTTTATCTATTAAATCTCTTAGATAACAGCCTGTACCAGTAATATAAATTACAAAGCCAGCAGCTCCTTTAGGAAAATCAAATGGCACTTCTGTACCAATACCTTTCACTTCTTCTTTAGAAAAAAAAGATGTTAAATTAATTGAAATATTTCCTGCATTTCTTTCAGCCCATTCTCTTTGCCATAAATAACCGGCTACTTTAGAGACATTATTTAATTCTTTTTGTACTTCATTAGGAAGTTTAATTGTACCCATATCTATTATTTTATAACATAATTAATACTACAAATTTACTGATTAACAAGTGTTAAATAAATATTTAAAATTTGTATTTTTGTATCTAATTCAAACATTTTGAGTTTATGAAGTTCGTAAAAGATATTGAATTAGGAGATCCTTCGTCAAATAATCAAAATTTTATCGACCTTAAATTAAGGTTGTTATGTTGCAGATATTGGTTGTTAGATTTGTGGGATTGCCATGATATGGTGTTTCCTTTTTGGAGGCTGTATTGGAATAAAAATGAAGGAGGCGAATTAATTCATCAAGAAAACATTTATAAAATGGACCCTAAATTTCTTTATATTATTCCACCTTTTACATCATTTTCTACACAGTTTACAAAAAATCATAAATTTAATAATGGTATTCATGTAAATGGAAAACAATTGACAAGTTTTTATGATGAAAATGAGTATTACGATAAACATTTAATTCATTTTTTTGTGCATTTTAACTTAGGAATTCCTTTTGATAACGTGTATCCAGGGATTTTTAAAATTGAATTAACCGATTACCTTAAAGATAAATTACACTATTTAACAAATAGATTAAAAATTGAAAACAGCGATTTTAAATTAACGTTTAACTTAAAATTACAAGCTTTTATAAAAGAGGCTCTTACTAATATTGGTCCAGAATTGTGGAAAGCTATCGATATTGATGATCGTGTTTTAAAAGTAATTCGATTTATTGAAATTAATATTGGTAAAAAATTAAGCAATTCAGATTTAGCTGAAATTGTAAATATGGCTCCAAATTCTTTTTCAAGATTGTTTAAAGAAGAAATAAATGTTACGCTACATAATTTTATTCAAAATAGAAAAATAGCTAAAGCTTGCGATTTGTTTGAGTATACGAATAAAACCATTGAAGAAGTTGCTTATAGTTTAGGGTTTTCAGATCGTTACCATTTTTCAAGGGTATTTAAATCTGTTACGCGGTTAACACCTGCAAGTTATAAATCTGGAAAATATACCTAGATTTTTTTGAATTACGAATGACAAATGTGACAATTCGTAATTCGTAATTTTTAAAGGTTGCATTATGCATAAACTAAGATTTTGAAGTTTTATAGAGTATTCACTTTCAACCCATCAAGATCTTATTTTTTAGGTAACATGTTTAAATTCTTCATACTATTGATTATTATAGATAATTAATTTTAATAAAGTATGTTTTATATTTGTTGAATACACACGCTTTTTAATATTAAAACAATGTGTTTTATAATAGAATTTATTGCTTTTTCTATTTTTCTGTATAAACCAAATACTAATTAAAATATATAAATAATGAAACAGTTTAAACAATTTATCAACGGTAAATTTATTAACTCAACATCAACTAAAATAATAGAAATATTAAATCCTTGTACTGAAGAAGTAATATCAACAATTCCTGCAGGATCTGTTGAAGATGCTAATTTAGCATTAAATTCTGCTAAAGAAGCGCAACCAGTTTGGGAAGCATTGCCTGCAATTCAAAGAGCAGCCTTTTTGCATAAAATGGCAGATGTTATTAGAGAAAATAGGGTGTTTTTAGCAGAGACTTTAGCTAAAGAACAAGCAAAAGTAATTGGATTAGCACAAGTAGAAATTGATGTTACCGCAGATTATTTTGACTATAATGCAGGATGGGCAAGAAGAATTGAAGGAGAAATAATTCAAAGTGATAGAGCAAATGAACATATTTATTTACATAAAGTTCCAATTGGAGTTGCTGTTGGTATTTGTCCTTGGAATTTCCCGTTTTTTGTAATGGCTCGTAAAGTAGCGGCATCATTAATTACAGGAAACACCTG includes the following:
- a CDS encoding L-fucose isomerase, translating into MNRLIGRLPKVGIRPVIDGRELGVRESLEVQTMDMAKAAAKLIEDTLRFPSGEKVECVIADTTIGGVADAAACADKFKREGVEVSLTVTPCWCYGTEVMDTDPLTPKAVWGFNGTERPGAVYLAAALAGYAQKGLPAFGIYGKEVQDGGDKTIPQDVSEKIIRFVKGALAVAQMKGKSYLSIGYSSMGIAGSMVDINFLQDYLGVRAEFVESVELLRRIENNIFDQDEYEKALAWTKANCEEGEDRNNPESQKSREQKDEEWEKVVKMTLICKDLMNGNPKLKEMGFGEESKGRNAIMGGFQGQRQWTDYQPNADFTESILNSSFDWNGIRQAYVFATENDCLNAISMLFGHLLTNKAQLFSDVRTYWSPESVERVTGKKLTGLAENGIIHLINSGSTTLDATAQQLDAEGNPTMKPFWDITEDDVKRCLDNTKWPPATTEYFRGGGFSSNFLTKGQMPLTMCRVNLIKGIGPVLQIVEGWSVELLEDIHNVLNDRTDPTWPTTWFVPRTTGKGFFKDVYTVMAKWGANHGAISHGHIGADLISLAAMLRIPVNMHNVDENDIFRPSAWSAFGENLEGADYRACNNYGPLYGFKE
- a CDS encoding helix-turn-helix domain-containing protein, whose translation is MKFVKDIELGDPSSNNQNFIDLKLRLLCCRYWLLDLWDCHDMVFPFWRLYWNKNEGGELIHQENIYKMDPKFLYIIPPFTSFSTQFTKNHKFNNGIHVNGKQLTSFYDENEYYDKHLIHFFVHFNLGIPFDNVYPGIFKIELTDYLKDKLHYLTNRLKIENSDFKLTFNLKLQAFIKEALTNIGPELWKAIDIDDRVLKVIRFIEINIGKKLSNSDLAEIVNMAPNSFSRLFKEEINVTLHNFIQNRKIAKACDLFEYTNKTIEEVAYSLGFSDRYHFSRVFKSVTRLTPASYKSGKYT
- the rhaD gene encoding rhamnulose-1-phosphate aldolase; this translates as MGTIKLPNEVQKELNNVSKVAGYLWQREWAERNAGNISINLTSFFSKEEVKGIGTEVPFDFPKGAAGFVIYITGTGCYLRDLIDKIEEASCILYINEDATAYSIIWGGKREGFGPTCELISHASIHLFNSINHPENLAVVHTHPLELICMSHHELFNDEEELNRQLWMMCPEIKVFVPKGIHCTPYALSSTEPLAKVTIEAFKTRNISLWEKHGATATAPDVEKAWDFLDVANKGAKLLMMCWAAGFKPAGLSNKQLTELEQFT